The Marinitoga hydrogenitolerans DSM 16785 genome has a segment encoding these proteins:
- a CDS encoding DUF2225 domain-containing protein encodes MGDFWEDSTTCPLCGRAFNYTKIKYDSIRIEKYEDDLKPIFKGPNPLYFSILTCPKCAFTYFSEDTDVLRKVSKDTKKDLKNYLKRARDKLGKIDNTKNKDIDFLKKQYALAGIIYRILNKPGNVAKSLIRLAWIFRDEDKIMEELKLLLSAVTILEENFKNLNSDEELILYYFFKGYTSLRIGKRKEAKEFFNKLIGRYRNSKNPYVKKAEFLKGDL; translated from the coding sequence ATGGGAGATTTTTGGGAAGATTCTACAACATGTCCTTTGTGCGGTCGAGCTTTTAATTATACAAAAATAAAATACGATAGTATTAGAATTGAAAAATACGAAGATGATTTAAAACCTATTTTCAAAGGTCCAAATCCTCTTTATTTCTCGATTTTAACTTGCCCAAAATGTGCTTTTACTTATTTTTCAGAAGATACTGATGTTTTAAGAAAAGTTTCTAAAGATACAAAAAAGGATTTAAAAAATTATTTAAAGAGAGCTCGAGATAAATTAGGGAAAATCGATAATACAAAAAATAAAGATATCGACTTTTTAAAAAAACAGTATGCTTTAGCCGGAATTATTTATAGAATTTTAAATAAACCAGGAAATGTTGCGAAAAGTTTAATTCGTCTTGCATGGATTTTTAGAGATGAAGATAAAATAATGGAGGAATTAAAATTGTTATTATCTGCTGTGACTATTTTAGAAGAAAATTTTAAGAATCTAAACTCTGATGAAGAATTGATTTTATATTATTTTTTCAAAGGTTATACAAGTTTGAGAATTGGAAAGAGAAAAGAAGCAAAAGAATTTTTTAATAAATTAATTGGTAGATATAGAAATTCAAAAAATCCTTATGTAAAAAAAGCTGAATTTTTGAAAGGTGATTTATGA
- a CDS encoding LysM peptidoglycan-binding domain-containing protein, producing MKRYFFLLTIIIIFLSSCSLLPVQDTKENERLDNIESELASLKLTLSNHEKSFENINASINQVNKKIEDISSSLELLKTELNKVSYTLASSNTKTQEILQNYNNELNIINNSLNNIKKEITMLKKRKDDEFYTQFLTALENRIKNIESNLHILNNDTIKKADLISLTENFITKDSTIFENNKNYVDLKFNTINKKINTSLNSINNKLFSLESSLTNVQDSLNSKYNDFLNFKEYNNDNFDSINNKIKNLDIQLNTLKTDNNKLYKDLIDLRDNLYKITLSSTEIKNSIDKSVKTNIDDLLKTINSLDKIWQINFETLENDLDSLKNDYSTFKKQTIGLINEKNLKKYVYESVETETQREVAKLFYKTKSDELLKIKELEEKFKILDKTIGNLQNSFELLSSRPLSTFDEKYKTKLEELERELTNALISFSNAEIKELFGSGDQIIYTVKSGDTLSQIALAFGLGYNGVDLIKVANNIDDPRTIRIGQKIIIPVNNIENFLTWPLSYTSPSDYDRIVIRFGDRISTGVSVGLGILPLKNESVKPALPGRIIDVGKAPNKSFYVKIDHGNGVVSIYSNLTSINIKNGQWVDKDTILGTIKKDTLFNFEIWKNGEPKDPMKLFFKYLGDFKATFYTEWDDKIIYYPAFRLTKSQNVPRPWVTVAADPELIPLGTVVYIPEFRNSPNFGFFEIEDIGSKIVGNRLDIYINDVRLAQKTQNVSVYIVGEKNRR from the coding sequence ATGAAAAGATACTTTTTTTTATTAACAATAATTATTATTTTTCTTAGTTCATGTTCTTTACTTCCTGTACAAGACACAAAGGAAAATGAAAGATTAGATAATATTGAAAGTGAACTTGCATCGCTAAAATTAACTTTAAGTAATCATGAAAAGTCTTTTGAAAATATTAATGCCAGTATTAATCAAGTTAATAAAAAAATAGAAGATATTTCTTCTAGCCTCGAGTTATTAAAAACTGAATTAAATAAAGTTTCTTATACACTTGCATCTTCTAATACAAAAACTCAAGAGATTTTACAAAACTATAATAATGAATTAAACATTATTAATAACTCATTGAATAATATAAAAAAAGAAATCACAATGTTAAAAAAGAGAAAAGATGATGAATTTTATACTCAATTTTTAACCGCATTAGAGAATAGAATAAAAAACATAGAAAGTAATTTGCATATATTAAATAATGATACAATCAAAAAGGCTGACTTAATTTCATTAACAGAAAATTTTATTACAAAAGATTCAACCATTTTTGAAAACAATAAAAATTATGTGGATTTGAAATTCAACACAATAAACAAAAAAATCAATACTTCATTGAATTCCATAAATAATAAATTATTCTCTTTAGAATCCAGCTTAACTAATGTACAAGATTCTTTGAACTCTAAATATAATGATTTTTTAAATTTCAAAGAATATAATAATGATAATTTCGATTCTATCAATAATAAAATAAAAAATTTAGACATCCAACTGAATACCTTAAAAACTGATAACAATAAATTATATAAGGATTTAATTGATTTAAGGGATAATTTGTATAAAATAACTCTTAGCTCAACTGAAATAAAAAATTCTATTGACAAATCTGTTAAAACAAATATAGATGATTTATTAAAAACTATCAACTCTTTAGATAAAATTTGGCAAATTAATTTTGAAACTCTGGAAAATGATCTGGATTCATTAAAAAATGACTATTCTACATTTAAAAAACAAACTATTGGATTAATAAACGAAAAAAACTTAAAAAAATATGTATATGAATCAGTTGAAACAGAAACACAAAGAGAAGTTGCTAAACTTTTTTATAAAACTAAAAGCGACGAATTACTTAAAATAAAAGAACTTGAAGAAAAATTTAAAATTTTAGACAAAACTATAGGGAATTTGCAAAATTCATTTGAATTATTATCTTCAAGACCTTTAAGCACCTTTGATGAAAAATATAAAACTAAATTAGAAGAATTAGAACGAGAATTAACCAATGCTTTGATTTCTTTCTCAAATGCAGAAATAAAAGAACTTTTTGGTTCAGGAGATCAAATTATATACACCGTTAAATCAGGAGATACCCTAAGCCAGATAGCTTTAGCTTTCGGTTTAGGGTATAATGGTGTGGATTTAATAAAAGTTGCAAATAACATAGATGATCCAAGAACCATAAGAATCGGACAAAAAATAATTATACCCGTTAATAATATAGAAAATTTCTTAACCTGGCCATTAAGTTATACTTCACCTTCAGATTACGACCGTATAGTTATAAGGTTCGGAGATAGAATTTCAACTGGAGTTTCGGTAGGTCTAGGAATACTTCCATTAAAGAACGAATCTGTAAAACCTGCTTTACCTGGGAGAATTATTGATGTTGGCAAGGCTCCTAATAAATCTTTTTATGTGAAAATAGATCATGGGAATGGTGTAGTAAGCATTTATTCAAATTTAACATCTATAAACATTAAAAATGGTCAATGGGTAGATAAAGACACAATATTAGGAACAATAAAAAAAGATACTTTATTTAACTTTGAAATATGGAAAAATGGAGAGCCAAAAGATCCTATGAAATTATTTTTTAAATATCTTGGTGATTTCAAAGCAACATTTTATACTGAATGGGATGATAAAATAATATATTATCCTGCATTTAGATTAACTAAATCTCAAAATGTCCCAAGACCTTGGGTTACAGTCGCTGCTGACCCTGAACTTATACCTTTAGGTACAGTTGTATATATACCAGAATTTAGAAATTCTCCTAATTTTGGTTTTTTTGAAATCGAAGATATTGGGTCAAAAATTGTGGGTAATAGATTAGATATATATATTAATGATGTAAGACTTGCTCAAAAAACACAAAATGTAAGTGTGTATATTGTCGGAGAAAAAAACAGGAGGTAG
- a CDS encoding RrF2 family transcriptional regulator gives MGLTVKSSYALRALYELALFHKNGIERVSINELSTKQKIPKDFLEKIFSELREYGVVDSVRGRYGGYALSKDPKKLKLSEVIYILDKPFQSYECVITGKCETLGSDCAVGYIWKKVNAILMQELSKITLADLIELGEKLELMGGNTVEEKINNIDEWRS, from the coding sequence ATGGGTTTAACAGTTAAAAGTAGTTATGCATTAAGAGCTTTATATGAATTAGCTTTATTTCATAAAAATGGGATTGAAAGAGTTTCGATAAATGAATTATCAACAAAACAAAAGATACCTAAAGATTTTTTAGAAAAAATATTTAGCGAATTAAGAGAATACGGTGTAGTTGATTCTGTTAGAGGTAGGTATGGTGGTTATGCATTAAGCAAAGACCCAAAAAAGTTAAAATTGAGTGAGGTAATATATATTCTTGATAAACCATTTCAATCTTATGAATGCGTTATAACTGGAAAGTGCGAAACCTTAGGTTCAGATTGTGCGGTAGGATACATCTGGAAAAAAGTTAATGCCATATTAATGCAAGAACTTTCTAAAATAACGCTCGCAGATTTAATCGAATTGGGAGAAAAATTAGAATTAATGGGAGGAAATACTGTTGAAGAAAAAATTAATAATATTGATGAGTGGAGGAGTTGA
- the mnmA gene encoding tRNA 2-thiouridine(34) synthase MnmA has protein sequence MKKKLIILMSGGVDSSVAAFLAQKMGYNIIGIHFKTIPDEIFTKIPEKKKICCSPSDTYDAMRIANKLGFELKIIKIYEKFKEKIIHYFINEYKSGYTPNPCMLCNKYFKFGLSVDLLKEYDADYIASGHYVIREFSQKYNTDILRKGIDISKDQSYFLGYIDKKVLPKLIFPNGSYTKDEIRKIAENLDLNIAKKVDSQELCFIPDNDYRRFLKDNNIKISKGAVLDLDGNIIGEHSGYTNYTIGQRTGITYFKNPNIKMHVYKILPEKNQIIVAPTEKVYFKGLIATNFNFLVDFNEIYARCRIRKRNEEKDAYIKKIGNNKVQVIFKDPIFAVTPGQFAVVYDNDGIILGAGKIEKYLEV, from the coding sequence TTGAAGAAAAAATTAATAATATTGATGAGTGGAGGAGTTGACAGTTCTGTTGCAGCTTTTTTAGCCCAAAAAATGGGATATAATATTATTGGCATACATTTTAAAACTATACCTGATGAGATCTTTACAAAAATACCTGAAAAGAAAAAAATTTGTTGTAGCCCTTCTGATACATATGACGCTATGAGAATTGCTAATAAACTAGGCTTTGAATTAAAGATTATTAAAATATACGAAAAATTTAAAGAAAAAATTATACATTATTTCATTAATGAATATAAAAGTGGATATACGCCAAATCCATGTATGCTTTGTAATAAATATTTTAAATTTGGTTTATCTGTTGATTTATTAAAAGAATATGATGCTGATTATATTGCATCAGGACATTATGTGATCAGAGAATTTTCTCAAAAATACAACACAGATATTTTAAGAAAAGGCATAGATATTTCAAAAGATCAATCTTATTTTTTAGGTTATATTGATAAAAAAGTATTACCAAAATTAATTTTCCCAAATGGTTCTTATACAAAAGATGAAATAAGAAAAATAGCAGAAAATTTAGATCTTAATATTGCTAAAAAAGTTGATAGTCAAGAATTATGCTTTATTCCTGACAATGACTATAGGAGATTTTTAAAAGATAATAATATTAAAATTTCAAAAGGTGCTGTTTTAGATCTCGATGGCAATATAATTGGAGAACACTCTGGATATACAAATTATACAATAGGTCAAAGAACGGGCATAACCTATTTTAAAAATCCAAACATAAAAATGCATGTATATAAAATACTTCCAGAAAAAAATCAAATTATTGTTGCTCCAACAGAAAAAGTCTATTTTAAAGGTTTAATTGCAACTAATTTTAACTTTTTAGTCGACTTCAACGAAATTTATGCAAGATGCAGAATCAGAAAAAGAAACGAAGAAAAAGATGCTTATATAAAAAAAATTGGTAATAACAAAGTACAGGTAATTTTCAAAGACCCTATATTTGCAGTTACTCCTGGTCAATTCGCCGTTGTTTATGATAATGATGGAATAATATTAGGTGCTGGAAAAATTGAAAAATATTTGGAGGTTTAA
- the coaD gene encoding pantetheine-phosphate adenylyltransferase: MSKAIYPGSFDPITFGHLNIIKRAAKIFDELYVVVLHNVNKKYFFNRDERINITKESLKNFKNVYVESYEGLLVDYAKKKDINVIIRGLRAVSDFEYELQLANANRSLNENVEILFLMTDTEFSFISSTIVKEVAKFGGNISQWVPKNVEKAIIKKISNNNV; encoded by the coding sequence ATGTCGAAAGCCATATATCCAGGTAGTTTTGATCCAATAACTTTTGGTCACCTTAATATAATAAAAAGAGCTGCTAAAATTTTTGACGAGCTATATGTTGTTGTTTTGCATAATGTAAATAAAAAATATTTTTTTAATCGTGATGAAAGAATAAATATTACAAAAGAGTCTTTAAAAAATTTTAAAAATGTCTATGTTGAAAGTTATGAAGGATTATTAGTTGATTACGCGAAAAAAAAAGATATTAATGTTATTATTAGAGGATTAAGAGCTGTTTCGGATTTCGAGTATGAACTGCAGCTTGCAAATGCAAATAGATCTTTAAATGAAAATGTTGAAATCCTCTTTCTTATGACTGATACAGAATTTTCATTTATTTCATCTACAATAGTAAAAGAAGTGGCTAAATTTGGCGGAAATATATCTCAATGGGTTCCAAAAAATGTTGAAAAAGCAATAATTAAAAAAATTAGTAATAACAATGTTTAA
- the tsf gene encoding translation elongation factor Ts: protein MAITAADVKKLRDATGAGMMDCKNALVEAEGDFDKAVEILRIKGAAKAAKKANRSTGEGIIYSYIHHNEKIGVLLELNCETDFVARTEEFHELAKQISLQIASMRPKWLKKEDVPEDVIAKEKEIYIEEMKESGKPEHIIEKIVENKLNKFFEDNCLLEQEFVFAEEKGQKIKDLITAAIAKIGENIQVSRFVRFEIGE, encoded by the coding sequence ATGGCTATAACTGCTGCTGATGTTAAAAAATTAAGAGATGCCACAGGCGCTGGAATGATGGATTGTAAGAATGCTTTAGTTGAAGCTGAAGGAGACTTTGATAAAGCTGTTGAAATTTTAAGAATAAAGGGTGCTGCAAAAGCTGCTAAAAAAGCAAACAGAAGCACTGGTGAAGGTATTATCTATTCTTATATTCACCACAATGAAAAAATTGGTGTTTTATTAGAATTAAACTGTGAAACAGACTTCGTTGCAAGAACAGAAGAATTTCACGAATTAGCAAAACAAATTTCATTACAAATTGCTTCAATGAGACCAAAATGGTTAAAGAAAGAAGATGTTCCTGAAGACGTTATTGCAAAAGAAAAGGAAATTTATATAGAAGAAATGAAAGAATCTGGAAAACCTGAACATATTATTGAAAAAATCGTAGAAAACAAATTAAACAAATTTTTCGAAGATAATTGTTTATTGGAACAAGAATTTGTATTTGCTGAAGAAAAAGGACAAAAAATTAAAGATCTTATTACTGCAGCTATTGCTAAAATAGGAGAAAATATTCAAGTTTCAAGATTTGTAAGATTTGAAATTGGTGAATAA
- the pyrH gene encoding UMP kinase has translation MYNRILLKLSGEVLSGEDKKGFDEKAIDYLSNEIKDIVKHGIKLGMVIGAGNLFRGRELEDVTNTIGDHIGMLGTVINALYLKDYFERKGIKTVVVSQIVDLPSVRRIHYDDIELYFNAGYVVIFAGGTSNPFFTTDTAAALRAVEMKADILIKATKVDGIYDKDPKKFENAKKYDKITYDDAINLGLKIMDTEAFSICKRYKMPIIVLNFFKKNNLLNALLNSNIGTFVKP, from the coding sequence ATGTATAATAGAATTTTATTAAAACTCAGCGGTGAGGTCTTATCTGGTGAAGATAAAAAGGGATTTGATGAAAAAGCTATTGATTATTTATCGAACGAAATTAAAGATATTGTTAAACATGGAATTAAACTTGGTATGGTCATAGGTGCTGGTAATTTATTTAGAGGTAGAGAATTAGAAGACGTTACAAACACCATTGGCGACCATATTGGTATGCTCGGTACTGTAATTAACGCCCTTTATTTAAAAGACTATTTTGAAAGAAAAGGTATAAAAACCGTTGTTGTTTCCCAAATAGTAGATCTACCTTCTGTTAGAAGAATACATTATGATGATATAGAATTATACTTCAACGCAGGCTATGTTGTAATATTTGCTGGTGGCACTTCTAATCCTTTTTTTACAACAGATACAGCCGCTGCTCTAAGAGCTGTTGAAATGAAAGCTGATATTTTAATAAAAGCTACTAAAGTAGATGGTATTTATGATAAAGACCCCAAAAAATTTGAAAATGCTAAAAAATATGATAAAATAACATATGATGATGCTATAAACTTAGGTTTAAAAATAATGGATACTGAAGCTTTTTCTATATGTAAAAGATATAAAATGCCTATAATTGTTTTAAATTTCTTTAAAAAGAATAATTTGTTGAATGCTTTATTAAATTCAAACATCGGAACTTTTGTTAAACCTTAA
- the eno gene encoding phosphopyruvate hydratase: MWYDEIVAVNAREVLDSRGNPTVEAVVELASGAMGKAIVPSGASTGKFEALELRDGDKSRFKGKGVLTAVKNINEIIAKELVGFNVFDQPLIDKVMLELDGTENKSKLGANAILAVSMAVARAGADSLGIPLYKYLGGPNAKVLPVPLMNIINGGEHADNNLDIQEFMIVPAGFDKFSDALRAGAEVFHSLKSLLKKDGHVTAVGDEGGFAPNLNSNEEAIQFIIKAIENAGYKAGEHVFIALDCAASEYYDEEKKVYNIDGKALTAEEAMEYYEMLIDKYPIVSIEDPFDQEDWEAYSKFTAKAGKKVQIVGDDLYVTNVKRLQKGIDLKASNSILIKLNQIGSVTETLDTMELAMKSNMTNVVSHRSGESEDTFIADLAVAMNAGFIKTGSLSRSERIAKYNQLLRIEEELGEVAEYRGLKAFYSIKK; encoded by the coding sequence ATGTGGTATGATGAAATAGTTGCTGTAAATGCAAGAGAAGTTTTAGATTCAAGAGGAAATCCAACAGTCGAAGCTGTTGTAGAATTAGCAAGTGGTGCTATGGGAAAAGCTATTGTTCCATCTGGTGCTTCAACAGGTAAATTTGAAGCTTTAGAATTAAGAGATGGTGACAAATCAAGATTCAAAGGTAAAGGCGTATTAACTGCTGTAAAAAATATAAATGAAATTATTGCTAAAGAATTAGTGGGATTCAACGTTTTTGATCAACCATTAATAGACAAAGTAATGTTAGAATTAGATGGCACAGAAAACAAATCAAAATTAGGTGCAAATGCTATATTGGCTGTTTCAATGGCTGTTGCAAGAGCTGGTGCTGATTCATTGGGTATTCCTTTATACAAATACTTAGGTGGTCCAAATGCAAAAGTTTTACCAGTTCCTTTAATGAATATTATCAATGGTGGAGAACATGCTGATAATAACCTCGATATTCAAGAATTCATGATTGTCCCAGCTGGTTTTGATAAATTCTCAGATGCATTAAGAGCTGGTGCTGAAGTATTCCATTCATTAAAATCATTATTGAAAAAAGATGGACACGTTACTGCTGTAGGTGATGAAGGCGGATTCGCTCCAAATTTAAACTCAAATGAAGAAGCCATTCAATTTATAATTAAAGCCATTGAAAACGCAGGCTACAAAGCTGGAGAACATGTATTTATCGCTTTAGACTGTGCTGCTTCTGAATATTATGATGAAGAAAAGAAAGTTTATAACATTGATGGTAAAGCTTTAACTGCTGAAGAAGCTATGGAATATTATGAAATGTTAATAGATAAATATCCTATCGTTTCAATTGAAGATCCATTTGATCAAGAAGATTGGGAAGCATATTCAAAATTTACAGCAAAAGCTGGTAAAAAAGTCCAAATTGTTGGTGATGACTTATACGTAACCAATGTAAAAAGATTACAAAAAGGTATTGACTTAAAAGCTTCTAACTCTATATTAATCAAATTAAATCAAATAGGCTCCGTAACTGAAACATTAGACACAATGGAATTAGCAATGAAATCAAATATGACAAACGTTGTTTCACACAGATCAGGCGAAAGCGAAGACACATTTATTGCTGACTTAGCTGTTGCTATGAATGCTGGGTTTATAAAAACAGGATCATTATCAAGAAGTGAAAGAATAGCAAAATATAATCAATTATTAAGAATAGAAGAAGAATTAGGAGAAGTTGCTGAATATAGAGGCTTAAAAGCATTTTATTCTATAAAGAAATAA